The sequence GGAAATGCTATTCATAAGGAAGGATGGGACATTTCTACACACTCAGATGGTCTGTGGCTGGGAGCATGGCAGAGGCAATCTTGGGCATCCATGGAGATGTTCCTGTATCATTTTTCAGGATCCCAGATTTTCCTCACAAAGGGTCTGACCTCTACAAAATAGACATGCATTGGCTAAGCATTCCAACATCTGTAGAGCTCTGCCACTGTAACTACAAGGCCTTCAGCCTACATATTTGGGCAATGATTCTGCCTTCTATCCAAGAAAATAAAGGCCTCGTAAGCACTCATCAAGGAGTCCTGGTTTACTTAACCACTGTTTGCTAATGGCTGAATGACGTCTTCAATTTCTCAAGGTCCTTCTGCAGGTGGTAATGCAGATCAGCGATAATCAGTCTACTCCGCTCTTTGTAGGCACTTTCTCTACATTTTCTAAGGCCTGCATCATCACACATGCCACAGCATTCTCTATCATTGAAGCATTTTCTCAGGAAATCACCTGTGAAATATTTTGCAGCTAACCACCTACCTGTGCCCCACTAGCCAACCTGCTTTACTCCTGCCAGGCAGGTGAGTGGTCCCCAGATCCCTATTTTACCACCTGTTTTGTCAGACTGTTCTTGGTATCACTGTGTTGGAGGGAGTTCTCTGCAAAGACCAAGATGGGACTGCATGTACAGAGATTTTATTTCAAGATATGATTGTGAGAGAATGATGAGGGGAGCAGTTACTTAGTCTATTTgagctgttataacaaaataccactggCTAGGAAATGTATAAAGAGGACTTTATTTTCCCAGAGTTCTGGAGGCGAAGTTCATCATCAAAATATCAGTAGGTTCAATTGTCTGTTGAGGGCTCATGTCTGTTTCTAAGATGATGCCTTCATGCTGCATCTTTTGGAAGGGAGGAGCATTGTGTCCTCACAGAGCAGAAAATAGAAGGGCCACAGGACAAACTCCCTCTATCAAGCCTTTTCATAAGGGCACCTGATCCCATTCACAAAAACTCTATCTTCATGActtgacttaatcacttcccaaaggtccCACTTCCTAATACTGTCACACTGTTTCAACAGTAAACAGTTTATGTAGCGTTTCAACATAAATTAAGGAGGGGACAAAACATTCAAACCAAGGAAGGCTGGGAGGGCAGCCAGAGCGAAGGAAAGTGCAAGAAGAGGTTTGGTGGAGGTGTCCTAGATTGCCTGCAGTCCAAGGAGGTTGGGGAGATTGTCAGTAACAGACTTCCCTTGGTATCCCTGCTCTGCAGTCACTGGCTAAGAGCAGTCCTTAGAAAAAACAGCCTGGCACAAATACAAGAACATGTGCTCAGTAGGAAAGAGACCATATTTCCCCAATAGCCCAGATAATGCCCTCCCCTCAACTGGCATCTCTGTTCCTTAAACATTGACCTCTTTTCTCCGAATCTCTTGGGGACACATGGGTTGAATTCAGGTTCTCTGTGGCCCTCTGGATTCTGTCTGCCTTTGTTATATCTTCACAAACAAGTTATGCAGCCTCAACTGAAGCTTGTAACAAAGCAAAGTTACTCTCCTGTGTGTGTCCTCTGATGGCTGGTGAGATATGGCTTCAAGATGAAGCCTCACCCACACTCCCTGTACAAAAACCCTTCTCACGTAAGTGTCTCTTTAAGTGCTTACTGTAGTATGACTTATTGCTAAACTTTCGTCCACACTCTTGGCATTCATAAGGCCTCTCTCCTGTGTGTATTCTTTCATGCACAGTGAGGTCTGACTTACTGGTATAGCCTCGCTTACACTCCTGGCACACAAAAGGCTTCTTGGAGTGTATCCGCCAGTGGTGTCTGGTGAGACTTCTCTTCCAGCTGAAGCCTTGTCCACACACATTACACACGAAGGGCTTCTCCCCTGAGTGTGTCCTCTGGTGTGTGAGGAGATTTCCCTTCCAGTTGAAGCCTCGACCACACTCCTTGCATACAAAAGGCTGCTTGCCAGAATGTGCAAGCTGGTGTTTCACAAGGTTTGACTTCCAGATAAATCCTTGCCCACATTCACTACAGATGAAAGGCTTCTCCCCCGAGTGTGTCTTCTGGTGGAAGAGGAGAGTTGACTTTAGGATGAAGCCTCGCCCACAATCCTAGCAATTAAATGGCCTTTCCCCTGAGTGTGTCCACTGATGCCTAAGATTTGCCTTCAAACTAAAACTTTTCTCACACTGCTTGCACATGAAGGGTTTCCCTCCTGAGTGTGTCCTCTGATGTATGGTGAGATTTGGCTTCAAGGTAAAGCCTCGCCCACAATCCCTGCAGAAAAAACGTTTCTCTCCCAAGTGTGCCCTCAGGTGCTTGTTATACGAGGACTTATCCCGAAACCTTCGCCCACACTCCCGACATCCATAAGGCTTCTCCTCTGAGTGTGTCCTCTGGTGTAATGTGAAGGTTGACTTTTGGATatgtggggaaaaggaagagatcagcctgttactgtgtctatatagaaagaagtagacataagagactccattttgttctgtatttgtgatgctgttaatctgtgaccctacccccaaccttgtcctttgcaagagacatgtgttgcggtgactcaaggtttaatggattttgggctgtgcaggatgtgtctttgttaaacaaatgcctgaaggtagcttgctggttaaaagttatcaccattctcttaatttcaactacccagagacacgtacacggccaaaggtcgcagggacctctgcctaggaaagctaggtattgtctaaggtttctccccatgtgatagactgAAACTATGCTgccaaaaggtttatggagatgtttacatatgcatctcaaggcacagcattgtcctttgaacttattcatgtcacagaggtttttgttcatatgtcttactgccgatttcctcttttttctttgatcctattgtcctgccactcccctgtctttaagatggtaaagataattatcaataaatactaagggaactcagagactggggccggcgtgggtcctctgtaagctgagcgccggtcccctgggcccccgcttttctttctctatactttgtctctgtgtcttatttcttttctcaagtctctcgttccaccttacgagaaacacccacaggtgtggaggggcaggccaccccttcaggaTAAAGCCTCGTCCACAGTCCTTGCACACAAAAGGcttctcctctgagtgtgtgaTCTGATGTTTCATGAGGGTTGACTTCTGAATAAACCCTTGCCCACATTCTCTACAAACGAAAGGTTTCTCCCCTGAGTGTGTTCTCTGGTGGTAGATGAGAGTTGACTTTTGGCTAAAGCTTCGCTCACAATCCTTGCACACAAAAGGCTTCTCCCCTGAGTGTGTTCTCTGGTGTCTGAGGAGACTTCCTTTCACGCTAAAACTTTGCTCACACTGCCTGCACGCGAAGGGCTTCTCCCCTGAGTGTGTCCTCTGGTGTGTGATGAGGTGTGACTTATTGCTAAAGCCTCGGCCACACTCCTGGCATCTGTAAGGCTTCTCTCCTGAGTGTATTCTCTTGTGCACAACGAAGTATGACTTATTAGTATAGCCTCGCCCACACTCCTTGCACACAAAAGGCTTCTCCCCTGAATGTGCCTTCAAGTGCTTGTTGTATGAGGACTTATCATTAAACCTTCGCCCACACTCCTGGCATTCATAAGGCTTCTCTCCTGTGTGTGTTCTCTCATGCACAGTGAGGTATGACTTACTGGTGTAGCCTCGTCCACACACCTTGCACAGAAAAGGCTTCTCTCCTGAGTGTGTCCTCTGGTGTCTGAGATTTGCTTTGAGGCTGAAGCCTCGCCCACACTCACTGCATACATAGGACTTCTCTCCTGTGTGTGTCTTCTGGTGCAAGAGCAATGCTGACTCATTTCTAAAGCCCTGGTGACACTCCCTGCATGTAAAAAGTTTCTGCCTGGAATGTGCTTTTTTGTGTATGATTACTATCGTCTTCTGGCTGAAGTCTTGCCCACGCTCTGCACACCTGAATGCTCCCCATCTTGAATTTTCTATTCCTTTCAATACTTTGTCTATTTCTGTAGGATTTTCCCTCTGGCCTTGACTAGACTCTATTTCCACTACACTGTTCCTCCTCCTTGAGCTTACTGCATGTCTTAGGGGTGGGCTGGAAAATGCCATGGGCTtagagcttttttctttctcttgaccttCAGCTGTGTCACTCTGGAAGCTTTGATCAGAAAATTGTAGTTGCTGTTGCCTCTGATGTGCAAGTCCAAGATTCTTGGGCCGCAGGACATGTTCTGCATATATTCCTGGAGAACAGACCAACAatgagactgaatcagtaatgaaaagtCTTCTATCAAATAAAAACCTAGGACCCAATTGCTTTACTGCTTAATTCTAGTAAACTCATAGAGAACAACAAAcatcaattcttctcaaactattccaaaaacctGAAGCGGGGCGGGGAggaattcttcctaactcattctacaagaccagcattatcctgataccaaaaacagacaagaacacaacaaaaacagagaactacaggccaatatccctgatgacgctaaatggaaaaatcctcaacaaaatactagcaaacccaaTCCAGTAACAcagaaaagataatacaccattaccaaatgagatttatcccaggtatgcaatcatgattcaacatacacaaatcaatacttgtgatacatcacatcaacagagtGAAGGACCAAAagacatatgatcatctcaacagatacagaaaaggaTTTGATATAATTCAAAATCCCATTATgataaaaacttttgtttttttgagacagggtctcactctgttgcccaggctggagtgcagtggcatgatcatggttcactgcagcctcgacctcccaggcttacacgatcctctcaccttaacTTCCCGAATAGCTGAACTCcaggtgcctgcctgtagtcaaGCCACAGGTGccactgcctggctaatttttgtattttttgtagagatgggatttcgccatgttgtccaggaaaAGTACTCCAAAACTTGTCGCATATATGATTATATGAGCTTTCCTACATCATCtgtataatttctaatttttctgatcACTCGGATAATGAGAGTTAAGTTTGCTGATTCTGTAAAGTTACAGGGTAACTTACAATGGTGTTATTTTGGCACTACCCACATACACCCCATCTTCTCATACCTGCACTGAACCAGCTTTGTCATTCTGCCAGTAACCTCActtatgagttaaataaaatcctAACATGTACTCCCATTACATTAAACATTCACACTTTCAGAAGTCAGTGGTAGACAAGAagccttttattttaattgacagaCAAATCAGCAAGCAATTAATATGGGGGCGAGAGAAGGGAGTTGATAATGGACTGAACGTTAGCATCCCCCCCAAACTCATATGTTGATGCCttaacctccaatgtgatggtatttggaggtggagtTGTTGGGAGATAAACAGGTTTAGTTGAGATCATGGGGTGACCAtgagaggacacagcaagaaggtcgCAGCCTGCGAGCCAGGATGGGGACCCTCACAATGAAGCAAAGGTGccagcaccttcatcttggaattcccagattctagaactgtaagaaataaatgtctgctgtttaagcctcccagtctatgatattttgtcaTTTCTATGATATTTGAGATGACTAAGAAAGGAGTCTCTTCCCACCTATGCAAACTGAGGGAGTGGCACCGATCATAAATCCAAAAGCAGAGACTTCATACCCATGAAAACACAGACCGGCTCCAAATTTCTCAGTGGATGCCCCCACATTTTTTATGGGGTGGTGGGAAGCAAGGAATGAGAAAGAACTCCACAGTCTGTATGAACCTGCTTTTTTGGGAAACAACAGGACAAAGTCAATAACaataaccataaaaaaaaaatcaacctgcTAATTTTCTGACAGAGAGTATACTGTGTAATTCCACTTACAAGAAGTTCTAAGATAGGTGAAATTAAGGCATATTGAACAAAATCCAAatagtgattttctctggtggatGTGGGGGCAGGAAATGACTGGAAAAAGGCATAAGAGTACTTCTGGGGTGAAAGTAATTGTTATGTGTTGTCATAGGGGTCCAGATTACATAAAGATATGCATATGTCAAAGCTCACTGAATGTTACACTTAAGATTTATGCATCTTACATAAGTCCTAAGAAGAACCACAAAGAAACATTATAATATTACTTATTGATATGCATGCTGAAGTGTTTATCAGTAAAGGATAATGATGTCTCCAATATTAAAGAGCATCAAAAGGAAGATGGACTTATGGAGAGAGCAATGTACAGCTGGATAAGTAAGTGATAAAGAATATGGAGCACAGAGCTAAATGCTGACTGTAGGTGGTAGACTGACAGGTGTTCATTCTATAAGCCTTTCAACTTTTTAGTATCCACCAAAATATAATTGTTTAACATTTGCTTCACAAAAAAATGCTGGAAGAAAGAAAGTATTATAGGATGTAAACTCAAAATATACATGCCATGAAATAAGGAAAGTTAAATGAGCATTACAGTCACCAAAAATATCTTAAGaactaatattaatattaaatgaaatagataataatatagtaactattattatgttttacaaatgaaatatGATGAccaggatttgcttcaaaataatccaggaaTGGGAGATGAGGGTGAAAGTACAGAGGACACAAGATTCCCTGTAAGccaataaaattataattctaaCCTTGCATGTATTTAATAGtagactaaaatatataaagtaggtCCTACAAAACTTAGTAGATATAGAACAATCCACTATGAATATAGAAGATGTAAAAACCATCTTTTCAAGTATTGGATAGTTCAAACTGCCCTCcctaaaaaaaatctgtaaagacACAGAAGAgttaagcaacaacaacaaaaatttttatatataattggccaagcatggtggctcatgtctgtaatcccagcactttgggaggccgaggcgggtggatcacctgaggtcaggagttcaaaaccaccctggccaacatgatgaaacccatctcaagtaaaaatccaaaaaaaattaaccaggggtggtggtgagcacatgtaatcccagctactcagaaagctaagacaggagaattgcttgaacctgggaggcggaggttccagggagccaagatcgtgtcactgcactccagtctgggttacaagagtgaaactccgtctcaaaacaaaacaaaacaaaacaaaactttatatcTTTAAATCTTTGTATCTTTATAAACTTGATCTACGAAGGGTTTCTTAAACAAGACATAAAGAGACTTCTAAGTACTCGAGGAGAACTGCAGCTAAGTAAGGCTACATCTGTCCACACATTCACTAAATAGGATATAAAGGTCAATAGAAACAGATGACCCTGAAACTGACACAAAACAAGACAGAGAGAACTAAATTTATCATTGTCATAAGCAGAAAACTTAACATCACTTTTTAGCAGTCTCCTGTGGTCTCACTGTGAGGAGTGAGGGAAGCCAGTAAActagaatgaaaagagaagagaggaaaacagGGCCTAACTGTGAACTAAAACTGCTCCAAGAGAGAACAAGTCCACCCTAGAGGCaagaatcatcatcatcatcgtcgtcGAGGCaagaatcatcatcatcatcatcatcgagtcctgatgaTCATCATTATCAtgatcatcatgagtcctgatcatcatcatcatcatcatgagtccggatcatcatcatcatcatcatgagtcctgatcatcatcatcatcatgagtcctgatcatcatcatcatcatcatcatgagtcctgatcatcatcatcatcatgagtcctgatcatcatcatcatcatcatcatcatgagtcctgatcatcatcatcatcatcatgagtcctcatcatcatcatcatgagtcctgatcatcatcatgagtcctgatcatcatcatcatcgagtcctgatcatcatcatcatgagtgctgatcatcatcatcatcatcatgagtcctgatcatcatcatcatcatgagtcctgatcatcatcatcatcagtcctgatcatcatcatcatgagtcctgatcatcatcatcatgagtcctgagcatcatcatcatcgagtcctgatcgtcatcatcatcatgagtcctgagcatcatcatcatcgagtcctgatcgtcatcatcatcatgagtcctgatcatcatcatcatcatcatcatcatgagtcctgatcatcatcaacatcatgagttctgatcatcatcatcatgagtcctgatcatcatcatcgagtcctgatcatcatcatcatcagtcctgatcatcatcatcctcatcatcatgagtcctgatcatcatcattgagtcctgatcatcatcatcatgagtcctaatcaccatcatcatcatgagtcctgatcatcatcatcatcatcatgagtcctgatcatcatcttcatcatcatcatgagtcctgatcatcatctgcatcatcatcatgagtcctgataatcatcatcatcatgagtcctgatcatcatcatcgagtcgtgatcatcatcatcatcatgagtcctgatcatcatcatcatcatgagtcctgatgatcatcatcatcatcatgagtcctgatcatcatcgagtcctgatcatcatcatcatgagtcctcatcatcatcatcatgagtcctgatcattatcatcatcatcatcatcatgagtcctgatcatcatggAGTActggtcatcatcatcatcttcatcatcatgagtcctgatcatcatcttcgagtcctgatcatcatcatcatcatgagtcctgatcatcatcatcatgagtcctgatcatcatcatcatcgttaatcatcatcatgagtcctgatcatcatcatcatcatgagtcctcatcatcatcagtcctgatcatcatcatcatcatgagtcctgatcatcatcatcatgagtcctgatcatcatcatcatcgttaatcatcatcatgagtcctgatcatcatcatcatcatcatgagtcctcatcatcatcagtcctgatcatcatcatcatcatgagtcctgatcatcatcatcgagtgctgatcatcatcatcatcatgagtcctgatcatcatcatcatcgagtcctcatcatcatcatgagtcatgatcatcatcatcatcgagtcctgcttatcatcatcatcatgagtcctgatcatcatcatcattgaatcctgatcatcatcctcatcatcatgagtcctgatcatcatcatcatcatcatcatcatcagtcctgatcatcatcatcatcatcatcatcagtactGATAATCATCATCCTCgtgatcaggactcatgagtcctgataatcatcatcatcatcatgagtcctaatcatcatcatcatcatgagacctgatcatcatcatcatcagtcctgatcatcatcatcaacatcatgagtcctgatcatcatcatcatcgtcatgagtcctgatcatcatcatcatcatgagtcctgatcatcatcatcatcatcatcatgagtcctgatcatcatcaacatcatgagttctgatcatcatcatcatgagtcctgatcatcatcatcatcagtcctgatcatcatcatcctcatcatcatgagtcctgatcatcatcattgagtcctgatcatcatcatcatgagtcctaatcaccatcatcatcatgagtcctgatcatcatcatcatcatcatgagtcctgatcatcatcttcatcatcatcatgagtcctgatcatcatctgcatcatcatcatgagtcctgataatcatcatcatgagtcctgatcatcatcatcgagtcgtgatcatcatcatcatcatgagtcctgatgatgatcatcatcatcatcatgagtcttgatcatcatcatcatcatgagtcctgatcatcgagtcctgatcatcatcatcatgagtcctcatcatcatcatcatgagtcctgatcattatcatcatcatcatcgagtcctgatcatcatggAGTActggtcatcatcatcatcttcatcatcatgagtcctgatcatcatcatcatgagtcctgatcatcatcatcatcaatgttaatcatcatcatgagtcctgatcatcatcatcatcatcatcatgagtcctcatcatcatcagtcctgatcatcatcatcatcatgagtcctgatcatcatcatcaacatcatgagtcctgatcatcatcatcatcatcatgagtcctgatcatcatcatcatcatgagtcctgatcatcatcatcatcatcatcgagtcctgatcatcatcatcctcatgagtcctgataatcatcatcatcatgagtcctcctcctcctcatcatcatcatcatcatcgtgggtcctgatcatcatcatgagtcctgatcatcatcatcatcgagtcctgatcatcaccatcatcatcatgagtcctgatcatcatcatcatcatcatgagtcctgatcatcatcatcatcataagtcctgatcatcatcatcatcatcatgagtcctgatcatcatcatcatcgagtcctcatcaccatcattatcatgagtcctgatcatcatcatgagtcctgatcatcaacatcatcatgagtcctgatcatcatcatcatcatcatgagtcctgatcatcctcatcatcatcatcatgagtcctgatcaaaatcatcatcgagtcctgcttatcatcatcatgagtcctgatcatcatcatcatcatcatcatgtgttGATCATCATCATGaatcctgatcatcatcatcatcatcgagtcctcatcatcatcatcatcatcatgagtcatgatcatcatcatcatcgagtcctgcttctcatcatcatcatgagtcctgatcatcatcgagtcctgatcatcatcatcatcatgagtcctgatcatcatcatcatcatcgagtcctgatcatcatcatcatcatcatcatcatcatcatgagtcctgatcatcatcatcatcatcagtactgataatcatcatcatcctcatgatcaggactcatgagtcctgataatcatcatcatcatcatgagtcctaatcatcatcatcatcattgaatcctgatcatcatcatcatcagtcctgatcatcatcatcaacatgagtcctgatcatcatcatcatcatgagtcctgatcatcatgagtcctgatcatcatcatcatcagtgttaatcatcatcatgagtcctgatcatcatcatcatcatcgagtcctgatcatcatcatcgagtcctgatcatcatcatcatcatcatgagtcctgatcatcatcatgattcctgatcatcatcatcatgtgtcctgatcatcatcatcatcatcttgagtcctcatcatcatcatgagtcctgatcatcatcatcatgagttctgatcatcatcatcatcatcgagtcctgatcatcatcatcatcatgagtcctgatcatcatcatcatgagtcctcatcatcatcgagtcctgatcatcatcatcatgactCCTGatcatatcatcatcatcatcatcatgagtcctgatcatcatcatcatcatcatcatcatgagtcctgatcatcatcatcatcagtcctgatcatcatccccatcatcattagtcctgatcatcatcgagtcctgatcatcatcatcatcgtgagtcctgatcatcatcatcatcatcatcgagtcctgatcatcatcatcatcatcatgagtcctgatcatcatcatcatcatgattcctgatcatcatcatgtGTCCTGATCATCATACTCATCATcttgagtcctcatcatcatcgagtcctgatcatcatcatcatcgagtcctgatcatcatcatcatcatcatcatgagtcctgatcatcatcatcatcatcatgagtcctgatcatcatcatcatcatcatgattcctgatcatcatcatcgagtcctgatcatcatcctcatcatcttgaggcctcatcatcatcatcatgagtcctgatcatcatcattatgagtcctgatcatcatcgagtcctgatcatcataatcatcatgagtcctgatcatcatcatcatcatgagtcctcatcatcatcattgagtcctgatcatcatcatcatcgagtcctgatcatcatcatcatcatcatgagtcctgatcatcatcatcatcattatcataagtcctgatcatcatcatcatcatcatcatcagtactgataatcatcatcatcctcatgatcaggactcatgagtcctgataatcatcatcatcatcatgagtcctaatcatcatcatcatcatgagtcttgatcatcatcattatcagtcctgatcatcatcatcaacatcatgagtcctgatcatcatcatcatcttcatgagtcctgatcatcatcatcatcatgagtcctgatcatcatcatcatcatgagtcctgatcatcatcatcatcatcatcgagtcctgatcatcatcatcatgagtcctgataatcatcatcatcatcatgagtcctcctcctcatcatcatcatcatcatcgtggGTCgtgatcatcatcatgagtcctgatcatcatgatcatcatgagtcctgatcatcatcatcatcataagtcctgatcatcatcatcatcaagagtcctgagcatcatcatcatcagtcttgatcatcatcatcatcatcacgagtcctgatcatcatcatcttcatgagtcctgatcatcatcatcatcatgagtcctgatcatcatcatcatcatgagtcctgatcatcatcatcatcatcatcatgattcctgatcatcatcatcatgtatcctgatcatcat comes from Macaca fascicularis isolate 582-1 chromosome 10, T2T-MFA8v1.1 and encodes:
- the LOC135965520 gene encoding LOW QUALITY PROTEIN: uncharacterized protein (The sequence of the model RefSeq protein was modified relative to this genomic sequence to represent the inferred CDS: substituted 1 base at 1 genomic stop codon), whose translation is MESRKTVMGPQGARRQAFLAFGDVTVDFTQKDWRLLNPAQRALYREVTLENYSHLVSLGILHPKPELIRWLGQGEAPWGEERRCRPGPRAGIYAEHVLRPKNLGLAHQRQQQLQFSDQSFQSDTAEGQEKEKSSKPMAFSSPPLRHAVSSRRRNSVVEIESSQGQRENPTEIDKVLKGIENSRWGAFRCAERGQDFSQKTIVIIHKKAHSRQKLFTCRECHQGFRNESALLLHQKTHTGEKSYVCSECGRGFSLKANLRHQRTHSGEKPFLCKVCGRGYTSKSYLTVHERTHTGEKPYECQECGRRFNDKSSYNKHLKAHSGEKPFVCKECGRGYTNKSYFVVHKRIHSGEKPYRCQECGRGFSNKSHLITHQRTHSGEKPFACRQCEQSFSVKGSLLRHQRTHSGEKPFVCKDCERSFSQKSTLIYHQRTHSGEKPFVCRECGQGFIQKSTLMKHQITHSEEKPFVCKDCGRGFIQKSTFTLHQRTHSEEKPYGCRECGRRFRDKSSYNKHLRAHLGEKRFFCRDCGRGFTLKPNLTIHQRTHSGGKPFMCKQCEKSFSLKANLRHQWTHSGERPFNCXDCGRGFILKSTLLFHQKTHSGEKPFICSECGQGFIWKSNLVKHQLAHSGKQPFVCKECGRGFNWKGNLLTHQRTHSGEKPFVCNVCGQGFSWKRSLTRHHWRIHSKKPFVCQECKRGYTSKSDLTVHERIHTGERPYECQECGRKFSNKSYYSKHLKRHLREKGFCTGSVGEASS